The following are encoded together in the Dickeya lacustris genome:
- a CDS encoding aldo/keto reductase produces the protein MQTVTLNNGIEMPLAGFGVFQMTEASECERAIIDAIETGYRLIDTAASYQNETQVGNAIKQSGVSREEIFVTTKLWIQDVSYTGAKAQFERSLNRLQMDYVDLYLIHQPYNDIYGAWRAMEELYQAGKIRAIGVSNFHPDRLADLIAFNNIVPAINQIEVNPFNQQLHAAPWMLSRNIQPEAWAPFAEGKNGLFEHPVLTAIGNKYHKRISQVILRWLVQRGIVSLAKTTNKARMEENINIFDFELSPEDMQQITAMDTATSVFFSHRDPARVEWLTGRKLDI, from the coding sequence ATGCAAACAGTAACACTAAATAACGGTATTGAAATGCCACTCGCAGGTTTTGGCGTCTTTCAGATGACGGAAGCAAGTGAGTGTGAACGTGCAATTATTGACGCCATCGAAACGGGTTATCGTTTGATTGATACAGCGGCATCCTATCAAAATGAAACACAAGTCGGGAATGCGATAAAACAAAGTGGCGTAAGCCGTGAGGAAATATTTGTTACGACGAAACTGTGGATACAGGATGTCAGTTATACCGGAGCGAAAGCCCAGTTTGAACGCTCATTAAACCGGCTACAGATGGACTACGTTGACCTGTATCTGATTCACCAGCCTTACAATGATATTTACGGTGCCTGGCGGGCAATGGAAGAGTTATATCAGGCGGGGAAAATTCGGGCTATTGGCGTAAGTAATTTTCATCCAGACCGACTTGCTGACCTCATCGCATTTAATAATATCGTGCCAGCCATTAATCAAATTGAGGTTAATCCGTTTAATCAGCAGTTACATGCCGCTCCGTGGATGTTAAGCCGTAATATTCAACCCGAAGCCTGGGCTCCATTTGCCGAAGGCAAAAACGGTTTATTCGAGCATCCGGTACTGACAGCTATTGGTAATAAATATCACAAGCGCATAAGTCAGGTGATTCTGCGCTGGCTGGTACAGCGCGGTATTGTGTCTCTCGCGAAGACCACCAATAAAGCGCGCATGGAAGAGAATATTAATATCTTCGACTTCGAATTAAGCCCTGAAGATATGCAGCAAATCACGGCGATGGATACAGCAACGAGCGTGTTCTTCTCGCATCGCGATCCGGCGCGAGTTGAATGGCTAACAGGCCGAAAACTGGACATCTAA
- a CDS encoding aldo/keto reductase, which translates to MQKRFLGKSGLEVSALGLGCMGLSYAYGPATDARQAIELIRTAFERGVTFFDTAELYGPYLNEEVVGEALQPFRDSVVIATKFGFTFGADNKQQILNSRPEHIRNVVEGSLKRLKTDVIDLLYQHRVDPDVPIEDVAGTVKDLIAEGKVKHFGLSEAGVQTIRRAHAVQPVAALQSEYSMWWREPEREIVPLLEELGIGFVPFSPLGKGFLTGAIKPDATFGEDDFRSKVPRFAPEALEANEKLVALLGNIATERGITPAQIALAWLLNQKPWIVPIPGTTKRHRLEENLAAVDVSLSRKETDDITQALETVNIVGERYPASLQSRVGR; encoded by the coding sequence ATGCAAAAACGTTTTCTCGGTAAATCCGGGCTCGAAGTTTCCGCGTTGGGGCTGGGTTGCATGGGCCTTAGCTACGCCTATGGCCCTGCTACTGATGCTCGTCAGGCAATTGAACTGATTCGTACTGCGTTTGAGCGTGGCGTCACGTTCTTTGATACCGCTGAACTGTACGGCCCCTATCTGAATGAAGAGGTCGTTGGCGAAGCATTACAGCCTTTTCGTGACAGTGTCGTGATTGCCACCAAATTCGGCTTCACTTTTGGCGCAGATAATAAGCAGCAGATTTTAAACAGCCGCCCGGAGCATATCCGCAACGTGGTTGAAGGGTCACTAAAACGCCTGAAAACTGATGTTATCGACTTGTTGTATCAACATCGCGTCGATCCTGATGTCCCTATTGAAGACGTCGCGGGGACGGTCAAAGATTTGATAGCCGAGGGGAAAGTCAAACATTTCGGGCTTTCTGAAGCCGGAGTACAAACCATACGCCGTGCCCACGCTGTGCAGCCAGTTGCCGCATTGCAGAGCGAGTACTCCATGTGGTGGCGAGAGCCAGAACGGGAAATAGTGCCGCTGCTCGAAGAACTGGGCATTGGGTTTGTGCCATTCAGCCCGTTAGGTAAAGGATTCCTGACCGGAGCTATCAAGCCGGATGCCACATTTGGTGAGGATGACTTCAGAAGCAAGGTTCCTCGTTTTGCGCCAGAAGCACTGGAAGCCAACGAAAAACTGGTCGCTCTGTTGGGTAACATCGCTACCGAAAGAGGCATCACGCCTGCACAAATCGCGCTGGCCTGGCTTCTGAACCAAAAACCCTGGATTGTTCCCATTCCTGGCACGACCAAACGCCATCGATTAGAAGAGAACCTGGCTGCCGTTGACGTGTCTCTTTCCCGCAAAGAGACCGATGACATCACCCAGGCGCTTGAAACCGTCAACATCGTCGGTGAGCGTTATCCCGCCTCGCTACAATCACGCGTTGGCAGATAA
- a CDS encoding LysR family transcriptional regulator has product MLKENFNELQLFMVVARERSFTRAAAKLGVSQSALSHAMKALEARLNLRLLTRTTRSVAPTEAGERIIACLEPRLTELELDLEQLIQLNGIAAGNIRLSAGEHAVKSLVWPKLKPFLREYPEINVELVVDNGFVNIVEGRFDAGVRLGESLDKDMVAVRIGPDVRLVVVGSPDYFSRYVIPETPHDLQHHRCINMRLPTLGGLYHWEFEKDGKPLQVKVEGQLTFNHLAERIDAAESGFGLAFIPEDMIQPQLASGKLMAVLQEWCPTFPGYYLYYPSRKQHPPAFALLIDALRYTHR; this is encoded by the coding sequence GTGCTTAAAGAAAACTTCAACGAACTACAGCTATTTATGGTCGTGGCCAGGGAGCGGAGTTTTACCCGAGCAGCGGCGAAACTGGGTGTTTCCCAGTCGGCGTTGAGCCACGCAATGAAGGCGCTGGAGGCCAGATTGAATCTGCGTTTGTTAACCCGCACAACCCGCAGCGTGGCACCTACCGAGGCAGGCGAGCGAATTATTGCCTGTCTTGAGCCACGTCTTACTGAACTGGAATTGGATCTTGAACAACTGATACAGCTTAACGGTATTGCTGCAGGGAATATCCGACTCTCTGCAGGCGAGCATGCGGTAAAAAGCCTGGTGTGGCCAAAACTCAAGCCTTTCCTGCGTGAATATCCTGAAATAAATGTCGAACTGGTCGTCGATAATGGCTTTGTTAATATCGTGGAAGGCCGCTTTGATGCGGGTGTTCGGCTAGGAGAAAGCCTGGATAAAGACATGGTAGCGGTTCGTATTGGCCCCGATGTGCGATTGGTCGTGGTTGGCTCGCCCGATTATTTCTCCCGCTACGTTATTCCTGAGACGCCCCACGATCTTCAGCATCATCGCTGTATTAACATGCGGCTTCCTACCCTCGGAGGGTTGTATCACTGGGAATTTGAGAAAGACGGGAAACCGCTACAGGTTAAGGTTGAGGGACAACTGACCTTTAATCATCTTGCCGAACGCATTGATGCGGCGGAGTCTGGGTTTGGGCTGGCTTTTATTCCAGAAGATATGATCCAGCCACAACTGGCATCGGGTAAGTTGATGGCGGTATTGCAGGAGTGGTGCCCCACATTCCCTGGCTATTACCTTTATTATCCCAGCAGAAAACAGCATCCACCCGCGTTTGCTTTGTTGATTGATGCATTACGCTATACCCACCGATAA